The following is a genomic window from Sulfitobacter pontiacus.
CGATCATCACCACCATCGTCAGCAAAATCGCGAGGAACGCCGGCACGTGCCAGCCGAAATGGTGAATATCCGTGCCCAGGATTGCGTTGATCAGGTGGCTAAACGGCACCTGCCCATCGATGATCCCTGCCAGGGTCAGGGCCGCAAACAGCGCCATAACCCCTTGGGCATAGTTAAAAATACCCGAGGCTTTGTAGATCAGAACAAACCCCAGGGCGACCAGTGCATACAGCACCCCCGCCATCAGCCCGTTCAGGAACACCTCGATTGTAAAGGCCAGTTGCTCAGGCATATCAGACCCTCCCCATCGCAAAACCAGTGGCAAAATCAGTCATGGGCAACCCCCAGATATGCGTCGATCACGTCTTGGTTGTTGCGCACCTCGCTCGGGGTGCCGTCGCCGATCTTCTTGCCGTAATCCATCACGACCACACGGTCGCTCAGGTCCATCACAACGCCCATATCGTGTTCGATCAGGGCAATCGTCGTGCCGAATTCATCGTTCACATCCAGAATAAAGCGGCTCATGTCCTCTTTTTCCTCGACGTTCATCCCCGCCATCGGTTCATCCAGCAGCAGGATCGACGGCTCGGCGGCCAGCGCACGGGCCAGTTCGACCCGTTTCTTCAAGCCGTAGGACAGACGCGACACCGGCGTCTTGCGGATCGCCTGAATCTCAAGGAAATCGATGATCTTTTCGGCGACTTCGCGGTTCGCGGTCTCTTCCCGCTCCGCCTTGCCCTTCCAGATCGACTGCCAGAACATGCCGGTCTTCATATTGGTCAAACGCCCCGTCATGACGTTGTCCAGCACCGACATCCCTTCGAACAGGGCGATGTTCTGGAACGTGCGTGCGATCCCCTGCTGCGCCACCTCAAAGGGTTTCATCGCCGGACGGCGGCTGCCCTTGTACCAGACCTCGCCTTCCTGCGGCACATAGAACCCGCTGATCACGTTCAGCATGGATGATTTGCCCGCGCCATTCGGCCCGATGATCGCGCGGATCTCGCCCTGACGGATGTCGAAAGAGATATCCTTGATCGCCTCCACCCCACCGAACCGCAGGGTGATGTTTTTCATTTCCATCACAACGGGGCCAATCTGGCGCCCATCCGCTGTGACATAGCCGTCGGTCATATCTTTCACGCCGCAGCCCCCTTCCAAATGGTCTTAAAATCCACTGCGCAACCGCAGCGCCCGCATGCTCCGCCTGATGTCATGCTCATTGAGCGGCCATCTTGCGGGTGTCTGCGAACACCTTGGCGTCGCGCACCTCCAGCGTGGCCGAGATCGACCCCTTGCGCCCGTCTTCATAGGTCACTTCAGTAACCGTGCTGACAGAGGGCGACCCGTCGTAGAGCGCGGTGATGATATCGTCGAACTTCTCGCCGATGACCTTGCGACGGACTTTGCGCGTGCGCGTCAGCTCTCCGTCATCGGCATCAAGTTCCTTGTGCAGCACAACAAAGCGATGCACCTGACAGCCCGACAGCATTTCGTCTTCTGCGATAGAGGCGTTGACCTCTTCCACATGGCTCTGGATCGTGTCCATCACCTGCGGATGCCGCGCCAGTTCCTGATAGGACGCATAGCCGATGTTGTTGCGCTCCGCCCAGTTTCCGACCGCGGTCAGGTCGATATTGATAAAGGCGGTGCATGCGTCGCGTCCGTTGCCGAATACCACCGCTTCAAGGATGTTGGGGAAGAACTTGAGTTTGTTTTCCACGTATTTCGGCGCGAACAGGCTGCCATTGGCCATTTTGCCAACGTCTTTGGCGCGGTCGATAATGCGCAGGTGCCCGGTGCCTTCCTCGATAAAGCCCGCGTCGCCTGTCGCGACCCAGCCTTCGGCATCCTTGGTATCGGCGGTGCTTTCGGGGTTCTTGTAATACTCCACAAAAACGCCGGGGCTGCGGTAGAAGACTTCGCCGTTCTCGGCGATCTTCAGCTCCACGCCGGGGCAGGTCACGCCGACCGTGTCACTGCGCACTTCGCCATCGGGCTGCGCGGTGATGAAGACGGTGGCTTCGGTCTGGCCATAAAGCTGTTTCAGGTTGATCCCGAGCGAGCGGTAGAAATCGAAAATCTCCGGCCCGATCGCCTCGCCCGCGGTATAGCCGACGCGCACGCGGCTGAGGCCGAGCGTGTTTTTCAGCGGGCCATAGATCATCAGCTCGCCCAAGGCGTATTTCGCACGGTCCATCGCGCCGACGGGTTTACCGTCCAGAATGGCGGGACCCACCTTGCGCGCATGGGCCATGAATTTGTCGAACAGCCACTTTTTGAAACGGCTCGCGTCTTCCATCCGGATCATCACCGATGTCAGCTGGGTTTCGAACACGCGCGGTGGGGCGAAATAATAGGTCGGGCCGATCTCGCGCAGGTCCACATGCATCGTGTCCGCGCTTTCAGGGCAGTTCGTGCAGAACCCCGTCCATAGCGCCTGCCCGACGGAAAAGATGAAATCCCCCACCCAGGCCATCGGCAGATAGGCCAGAATATCGTCCGTCTGACGCAGCTTGTCGAAAGCGGAAGAGGATTTGGCCGTCTCGATAATATTGCGGTTGCTCAGCACCACACCTTTGGGCTTGCCCGTGGTGCCAGAGGTATAGAGCATGACGCCCGTGCTGTCGTAGTCCAGCTTGGCCTGACGCGCCTCAAGCTCTTTGATGTGCTTGTCGCGTGCCTTGCGGCCCATGTCCTGGACGGCGCTATACTGGTCCAGCGCGGCGTGGTCGTATTTGCGCAATCCGCGTGGATCAAGATAGACCATACGCTCGAACTGGGTCAGCTGATCCTGAACGTCCAGCACCTTGTCGACCTGTTCCTGATCACCGGCGATCACAAAACGCGCGCCACAATGATCCAGCACATAGGCCATCTCTTCTGCGTTGGCGTCCTGATACAGCGGCACAGGCACGGCACCGACCATCTCTGCGGCCATCATGGCCCAATACAGATAGGGACGGTTGCGGCCGATGATGGCGATAAAGTCGCCCTCGTTCGCGCCAAGCTCCAGCAGGCCAAGCGCAAGCGCCTCAACCTCGTCGCGGGTCTGTGCCCACGTCCAGCTTTGCCAGATGCCATATTCCTTTTCGCGATACGCAGGCGCGTTCGCAAATTGCTTTGCATTACGATGCAGCAGCGCCGGAACCGATTGCGGTCCGTCGGCGCTCACGAGCGTGTGAGCCAAATGTCTTCCTCCCAAACCCTGCTCTTTTTCGGCAGGTCGATCGCTGGTGCGATTCTGATGTCACACCATGATGTTGACCTGATGCTCTGCGTCAACTTTTACCTAATGATTTCTCAATTCTAACGAATTGTAACAGGCGTGATTTCCCAAGGTTGCGCTTGGCGGCGCTGTGGGGATGGTGCAGTCTGCCGCGGGGGGAGGCTGCATGCAGATCGACGATCATCAGACAAAACTCATGACGGCTGCGGGGCTGAACCTGATCGCGCAAGCGCTGACGATCTATGACGCGGATTTGCGGCTGGTGCTGTGTAATGCACCGTTCCAGCAGATGTTCGACCTTCCCAAAGCGCTGGTCACCCCAGGTGCGAGCTTTCAAGAAACGATCACCCTGCTGGCACAGTTGGGTGAATACGGCGACGTGGACGACGTGGCGCATTTCGTTGCCGAAAGGGTGGAACAGGCCCGCGCGTTTGAACCCCATTATATGGAACGTACCCGCGCCAATGGCCGCACCATCTCGGTCGAAGGCTCCCCCCTGCCCCAAGGCGGCTGGGTCACCGTCTACACCGACATCACCCGCACCAAACAGCAAGAGGCCCTGCTGCGCGCCCGGTCTGATGCGCTGTCGGGGCAGGTGCTGGCCCACGCCGAAGAACTGTCAGCCACCAACCGCGAACTTGCCGCGATGAACACCGCGCTGGAAGAGGCAAAACGCCAGCTCACCCTGTCCGAAGCCCGCACGCGGCTGACCACAGAAATGATGCCGGCCCATATCGCCCATGTGGATGCAAACGCCTGTTACACCTATTCAAACCGGCGGTTGGCCTCTGTCATGCCAGGGCGGCGCGCGGATCTGATCGGCCGCCATATCGCAGAGGTTCTGGGCCAG
Proteins encoded in this region:
- a CDS encoding ABC transporter ATP-binding protein encodes the protein MTDGYVTADGRQIGPVVMEMKNITLRFGGVEAIKDISFDIRQGEIRAIIGPNGAGKSSMLNVISGFYVPQEGEVWYKGSRRPAMKPFEVAQQGIARTFQNIALFEGMSVLDNVMTGRLTNMKTGMFWQSIWKGKAEREETANREVAEKIIDFLEIQAIRKTPVSRLSYGLKKRVELARALAAEPSILLLDEPMAGMNVEEKEDMSRFILDVNDEFGTTIALIEHDMGVVMDLSDRVVVMDYGKKIGDGTPSEVRNNQDVIDAYLGVAHD
- a CDS encoding AMP-binding protein encodes the protein MAHTLVSADGPQSVPALLHRNAKQFANAPAYREKEYGIWQSWTWAQTRDEVEALALGLLELGANEGDFIAIIGRNRPYLYWAMMAAEMVGAVPVPLYQDANAEEMAYVLDHCGARFVIAGDQEQVDKVLDVQDQLTQFERMVYLDPRGLRKYDHAALDQYSAVQDMGRKARDKHIKELEARQAKLDYDSTGVMLYTSGTTGKPKGVVLSNRNIIETAKSSSAFDKLRQTDDILAYLPMAWVGDFIFSVGQALWTGFCTNCPESADTMHVDLREIGPTYYFAPPRVFETQLTSVMIRMEDASRFKKWLFDKFMAHARKVGPAILDGKPVGAMDRAKYALGELMIYGPLKNTLGLSRVRVGYTAGEAIGPEIFDFYRSLGINLKQLYGQTEATVFITAQPDGEVRSDTVGVTCPGVELKIAENGEVFYRSPGVFVEYYKNPESTADTKDAEGWVATGDAGFIEEGTGHLRIIDRAKDVGKMANGSLFAPKYVENKLKFFPNILEAVVFGNGRDACTAFINIDLTAVGNWAERNNIGYASYQELARHPQVMDTIQSHVEEVNASIAEDEMLSGCQVHRFVVLHKELDADDGELTRTRKVRRKVIGEKFDDIITALYDGSPSVSTVTEVTYEDGRKGSISATLEVRDAKVFADTRKMAAQ